A portion of the Acidisarcina polymorpha genome contains these proteins:
- a CDS encoding phthiocerol/phthiodiolone dimycocerosyl transferase family protein codes for METNVPVRTLGCMEEYVWLLEQHSTRMALTCIEIDGVTTLSQWETALHFLQRKYANISLRVGKDHRERPFFFKSFDEGIPLRHLPLTDETDVLEECRHDMEHSFQDGSGPPLRVTLLLGKRRAVVILSAHHAFFDGIGLMNLIREMLSSFAEQSEPSPLAPAPSIDALVGIPVPEDYISRRDADEDLVSKSAEKDTSHGLSVPPEVSRIQLSRELTKAIVECGRLQGTTANGILMASVLDIGRAVSERWRKKDVTCVVPVNVRSLFRQEQAEGIIFGQKRFVFDLRQPNDFWDIARACSEGVKEIRTVKGLVANLTPLHDFLAAERSVAEAVSLASAHSHDLMISNFGNFPGPTEFGSIRLRAVTPIVDSGDANTQTVMVATTSDVMSIVLVSPNPFPDLLPNLEKQLTHVFLSNTASVQEH; via the coding sequence ATGGAAACCAATGTTCCGGTCCGAACGCTCGGATGTATGGAGGAGTATGTATGGCTACTAGAGCAGCATTCGACTCGCATGGCTCTCACCTGTATAGAAATCGATGGGGTGACCACCCTCTCGCAGTGGGAGACGGCTCTCCACTTTCTTCAGAGGAAGTATGCCAACATTTCATTACGCGTTGGCAAGGATCACAGAGAACGGCCGTTCTTTTTCAAATCCTTCGATGAGGGAATTCCGCTTCGACATCTACCGCTTACAGACGAGACGGATGTCTTGGAAGAATGCCGGCACGATATGGAGCATAGTTTCCAGGATGGAAGCGGCCCCCCCCTGCGGGTCACTCTTCTTCTTGGAAAGAGAAGAGCGGTGGTTATCCTCTCCGCTCATCACGCTTTCTTTGACGGCATCGGATTGATGAACCTCATTCGGGAAATGCTTTCTTCTTTTGCGGAGCAATCAGAACCTTCGCCGCTGGCACCAGCTCCGTCTATCGATGCGCTTGTAGGGATTCCCGTTCCCGAAGACTATATCTCTAGGCGTGACGCCGACGAAGACCTAGTCTCGAAGTCCGCCGAGAAAGATACATCCCATGGTTTGTCTGTTCCGCCCGAAGTATCCAGGATTCAGCTTTCACGGGAGTTGACGAAGGCCATTGTGGAATGCGGCCGACTCCAGGGGACCACCGCCAACGGGATATTGATGGCGTCTGTCTTGGACATTGGACGTGCTGTGAGCGAACGGTGGCGAAAGAAAGATGTAACATGCGTTGTGCCGGTCAATGTTCGGTCTCTGTTTCGCCAAGAGCAAGCGGAAGGAATCATCTTTGGACAGAAGCGATTCGTCTTTGACTTACGGCAACCGAATGATTTTTGGGATATCGCCCGTGCTTGTAGTGAAGGAGTCAAAGAAATCCGCACAGTCAAAGGTCTTGTGGCAAACCTGACGCCACTACACGACTTCCTCGCCGCGGAGCGCTCCGTTGCGGAAGCCGTCTCGCTTGCGAGTGCTCACTCACACGATCTGATGATCTCCAACTTCGGCAACTTTCCTGGCCCCACGGAGTTCGGTTCTATCCGTCTGAGAGCAGTCACACCCATCGTGGACAGCGGCGACGCAAATACTCAAACGGTGATGGTTGCGACAACTTCGGACGTCATGTCGATTGTATTGGTGAGCCCAAACCCGTTCCCAGACTTGCTTCCCAATCTCGAGAAGCAACTCACACACGTTTTCTTGTCTAATACCGCGTCCGTCCAGGAGCATTAG
- a CDS encoding glucose 1-dehydrogenase, protein MGKLTGKTAVVTGGNSGIGLATAKLFAQEGAQVFITGRRQEALNAAVKEIGHAATGIQGDVSNLGDLARLAEGLTAKGVVLDIIFANAGSGTFAPIADVSEEHYHKIFDTNVKGVVFTVQKLLPLMKDGGSIILNSSITESKGMDSFSMYSGAKAAVRNFARGWAADLKPRRIRVNAVSPGVVITPGYSAIGMNDDQIKEYAAASAAKTPSGRTGEPEEIAKAVLFLASDESSFVNAENLVVDGGFSLV, encoded by the coding sequence ATGGGCAAACTCACCGGAAAGACAGCAGTGGTTACGGGCGGCAATAGCGGTATTGGTTTAGCAACAGCGAAGCTCTTTGCTCAAGAGGGAGCGCAGGTCTTTATCACAGGACGCCGACAGGAGGCGCTAAACGCTGCTGTTAAGGAAATTGGACACGCCGCTACGGGCATCCAAGGGGACGTCTCCAATCTTGGAGATCTCGCACGACTCGCGGAAGGACTGACGGCAAAGGGAGTGGTGTTGGATATCATCTTCGCAAACGCGGGCTCCGGGACTTTTGCGCCCATTGCAGATGTCAGCGAAGAACATTATCACAAGATTTTTGACACCAACGTCAAAGGCGTCGTCTTCACGGTCCAGAAACTTCTTCCATTGATGAAGGACGGCGGGTCCATCATCCTCAACTCTTCGATCACTGAAAGCAAAGGTATGGACTCATTCAGTATGTATTCGGGTGCGAAGGCTGCTGTGCGCAATTTCGCCCGAGGCTGGGCAGCCGACCTCAAGCCTAGACGGATTCGGGTAAATGCGGTCAGTCCAGGCGTTGTCATCACCCCTGGCTATAGTGCGATTGGCATGAACGACGACCAGATCAAGGAATATGCCGCCGCGTCAGCCGCGAAGACACCGTCTGGAAGGACTGGCGAACCGGAGGAGATAGCGAAGGCTGTCTTATTCCTCGCCTCGGATGAAAGCAGCTTTGTCAATGCTGAGAATCTTGTTGTGGATGGCGGCTTCTCGCTTGTCTAG
- a CDS encoding helix-turn-helix domain-containing protein, with product MISERLSSTLTLAELAREAGLSAAYFSQRFKSSTGTSPHQYLLRLRVCKAKTLLDESEAPVIDIAAECGFQTQQHFARIFGRLTTKTPTEYRRERQRLTLASTYASLAANHELGF from the coding sequence ATGATCAGCGAACGTCTCTCGAGCACTCTGACTCTCGCCGAGTTGGCACGCGAGGCAGGCTTGAGCGCGGCGTACTTCTCTCAGCGGTTCAAGTCATCCACCGGCACTTCGCCGCACCAATACTTGCTTCGACTTCGGGTTTGCAAGGCGAAGACACTCCTGGACGAGTCCGAGGCTCCGGTCATCGACATCGCCGCCGAATGCGGGTTTCAGACGCAGCAGCACTTTGCCCGGATCTTTGGCCGGTTGACAACCAAGACGCCGACGGAGTACAGGCGAGAGCGGCAGCGTTTGACACTCGCTTCCACCTACGCAAGCCTCGCGGCGAATCACGAGTTGGGCTTCTAG
- a CDS encoding ligand-binding sensor domain-containing protein, whose translation MRGVVQLVALGLLLTASGPCCALEPDSRVSQLGHTAWRIRDGAFSGAVNAVSQTADGYLWIGTDNGLLRYDGVRFLPAGDGMITTLEASPDGSLWVGTSQSIRHMKHGQSERIEGPHSHVNAIRLDNQGTVWFTRSRISPGEGALCEVLGRAMHCFTAVDGIPLPYAEALAVDKNGDIWVADSTHLLHGRPGAFRTYPHPELDSAEASTGIESLTPRPDGSLLVGIARTGPGLGLQSLSDNIWRDAYTSTSSNSLWSVTATLIDRDGTVWVGTADQGIFRIRPDGIDHFGETEGLSGNSVSSLYEDREGDVWVGTKRGLDRFRNLFVRTFSTSEGLAGDYVDSVASSKNGGVWIGNRGSLSFLKNGQVTNYLKKDGLPGQRVTSLMEDHTGRLWVGVDTDLYVFSQGRFTRILDHHKRSSGVVVGIVEDTQQNIFVLVSGRPYRLLRFDSASKSLESVSLHSDPNFMAANPDGGLFLDLGNSRNALILDDQGRIEPWSPHTIIRRNNFAFSRDGSKWASTARGIEYFNQRDSWFLDTTNGLPCAHIHSIILDHNENLWAYASCGLVFVASAELSRFKADPKYSVTSRLFDVLDGALPNIADFSSLVAISTDGDLWFANGAEVQVVDPTHSRTEIPPPPVQIEAIVARHVEHKAVQGIALAPLTEDVDLRYTAPSLSVPERLQFRYRLDGHDKEWQDITKLRDAFYTDLGPGHYMFRVVASNADGVWSTKEATLSFTILPAWYQTKSFILGCIAACSLAIVMAYRLRIRTVRRDAQARYDERLAERTRIARDMHDTLLQTIQGSKMLADTALAQLNEQDEVKPRLQMLSTWLGNAMEEGRAALRSLRAPVIEQQTIESLLQDAVDDCALSGTMETSFELIGEPIAMSVCVREEIYRIGFEAINNGCLHSGGTNLKVQIVYAEDFQLRISDDGNGVDTKTLKEGRSGHFGLAGMRERARFLNAELAFTSSQGIGTEVSLTVPNSVLMENARPSKWSRLQRFVRGG comes from the coding sequence ATGAGAGGTGTCGTTCAACTCGTCGCGCTTGGTCTTCTGCTAACGGCAAGCGGTCCTTGTTGCGCCCTTGAACCGGACTCGCGTGTATCTCAATTGGGCCACACCGCTTGGCGTATCCGCGACGGTGCCTTCAGCGGGGCAGTGAACGCTGTGAGTCAGACAGCAGACGGATACCTTTGGATTGGAACCGATAACGGGCTGCTCAGATATGACGGTGTGCGGTTCCTTCCAGCCGGCGACGGGATGATCACTACACTGGAGGCTTCTCCTGACGGAAGCCTATGGGTTGGGACTTCGCAATCTATCCGCCACATGAAGCATGGTCAGTCGGAACGCATCGAGGGGCCGCACTCGCACGTTAATGCGATCCGACTGGATAACCAAGGCACAGTCTGGTTCACGAGATCCCGGATTTCTCCAGGTGAAGGTGCCCTCTGCGAAGTCCTCGGAAGGGCAATGCATTGTTTCACGGCAGTAGACGGTATCCCATTACCGTATGCCGAGGCCCTCGCCGTCGACAAGAATGGAGACATCTGGGTCGCAGACTCAACGCATCTTCTGCACGGTCGACCTGGGGCTTTCCGAACCTACCCCCACCCAGAACTCGATTCCGCGGAGGCGTCCACTGGGATCGAATCCCTCACGCCGCGCCCCGATGGCTCCCTTCTCGTCGGTATCGCAAGAACGGGGCCCGGTCTTGGCTTACAAAGCCTTAGCGACAATATTTGGCGTGATGCCTATACCTCGACTTCATCTAATAGCTTGTGGAGTGTTACGGCTACACTGATTGATCGTGACGGTACGGTCTGGGTCGGTACAGCCGATCAAGGAATCTTTCGAATCCGACCGGACGGGATTGATCACTTTGGGGAGACAGAGGGACTATCGGGAAACTCTGTGTCTAGCCTCTACGAAGACCGCGAGGGCGATGTCTGGGTTGGTACGAAGAGAGGATTGGACCGTTTTCGAAACCTCTTCGTCAGGACATTCTCCACCAGCGAGGGACTCGCTGGCGACTACGTCGATTCCGTTGCGTCGTCGAAGAATGGTGGAGTTTGGATCGGAAACCGCGGCAGCCTCAGCTTCCTGAAGAATGGGCAGGTAACCAATTACCTAAAAAAGGACGGCCTTCCAGGCCAGCGCGTGACTTCCCTCATGGAGGATCACACCGGACGGCTTTGGGTCGGGGTCGATACTGATCTCTATGTCTTTTCACAAGGCCGCTTTACCCGAATCCTCGACCATCATAAGAGGTCCAGTGGAGTGGTGGTTGGAATCGTGGAGGATACGCAGCAGAATATTTTCGTACTCGTGAGTGGTCGGCCTTACAGACTCTTGCGCTTCGATTCCGCCTCAAAATCTCTCGAATCTGTGAGTCTGCACTCTGACCCTAATTTTATGGCCGCGAATCCGGATGGTGGACTCTTCCTGGATCTGGGAAACTCCCGTAATGCCCTAATTCTCGACGACCAAGGTCGGATTGAACCGTGGAGTCCTCACACTATCATCAGGCGGAACAATTTCGCCTTCTCCAGAGATGGATCGAAGTGGGCCTCCACCGCTCGCGGCATTGAGTATTTCAACCAGCGGGATTCCTGGTTCCTCGATACGACGAATGGCCTTCCGTGCGCTCACATTCACTCCATCATCCTCGATCATAACGAGAACCTTTGGGCCTACGCCTCATGTGGGCTGGTATTTGTTGCCAGTGCAGAGCTATCGAGGTTCAAGGCGGACCCGAAGTATTCTGTAACATCTCGTCTTTTCGATGTCCTCGATGGCGCTCTGCCGAATATCGCAGATTTCTCTTCGCTTGTAGCGATATCGACAGACGGCGATCTCTGGTTTGCGAATGGCGCAGAGGTACAGGTTGTAGATCCGACGCATTCCAGAACGGAAATTCCTCCACCGCCGGTGCAAATAGAAGCGATCGTGGCCCGCCACGTCGAGCACAAAGCAGTGCAAGGAATAGCTCTTGCCCCGCTTACAGAGGATGTAGACCTTCGTTACACAGCACCTTCGCTGAGCGTCCCGGAGCGACTCCAATTTCGCTATCGCCTAGATGGGCATGACAAGGAGTGGCAAGACATCACCAAGCTGAGAGATGCCTTCTATACCGATCTAGGGCCAGGCCACTACATGTTTCGCGTTGTAGCGAGCAATGCCGATGGAGTGTGGAGCACTAAGGAAGCTACACTCTCGTTCACGATCCTTCCGGCCTGGTACCAGACGAAGTCTTTCATCCTCGGCTGTATCGCAGCATGCTCGCTTGCGATCGTTATGGCTTACCGGCTCAGGATTCGCACGGTCCGACGAGACGCGCAAGCTCGCTACGACGAGCGTCTCGCGGAACGGACTAGAATCGCACGGGACATGCACGACACATTGCTGCAGACCATACAGGGAAGTAAGATGCTTGCCGATACCGCTCTCGCTCAATTGAACGAACAGGACGAGGTTAAACCGCGGCTTCAGATGCTCTCAACGTGGTTAGGAAATGCGATGGAGGAGGGGCGGGCCGCTCTCCGATCGCTTCGCGCTCCGGTGATTGAGCAACAAACAATTGAATCTCTCTTGCAAGATGCTGTCGACGATTGCGCGCTTTCCGGCACAATGGAGACAAGTTTCGAGCTTATCGGCGAGCCGATCGCGATGTCGGTATGTGTCCGCGAAGAAATTTACCGTATCGGCTTCGAAGCAATCAACAACGGATGCTTGCATTCGGGGGGAACAAACCTGAAAGTGCAAATCGTTTATGCGGAAGACTTCCAGCTTCGCATCTCGGATGACGGTAACGGTGTCGATACAAAGACCCTTAAGGAGGGACGTTCCGGTCATTTTGGTCTTGCTGGGATGCGCGAACGAGCTCGCTTCCTTAATGCAGAGCTAGCCTTCACTTCTTCACAGGGCATCGGCACTGAGGTCAGTTTAACGGTGCCCAATTCCGTACTCATGGAGAATGCGCGGCCGTCCAAGTGGTCGCGCCTGCAGAGATTTGTGCGCGGCGGCTAG
- a CDS encoding response regulator, with the protein MRLGLFTMSKVPTIRILSVEDHPVFREGLRAVLSLRPDMELIATASNSLEALEQYRRHAPDVTLLDLRLPGTDGFAALAEIRKMNSDARVVILTTSEDDADIRRAMRGGASAYVLKSLPMQDLVAIIQSVHGGSKHVPHRFATRVAERMADEKLTERELSVLRLIRDGRRNKQIASDLNIAEATVNFHIKNLSQKLQANDRTHAVMIALRRGLLEI; encoded by the coding sequence ATGCGACTTGGTTTGTTCACAATGAGCAAAGTACCGACAATTCGTATCCTCAGCGTAGAAGATCATCCGGTCTTTCGCGAGGGCTTGCGAGCAGTGCTCAGCCTCCGGCCTGACATGGAACTTATTGCCACGGCGTCAAACTCCTTGGAAGCGCTGGAGCAATATCGCCGTCATGCTCCAGATGTCACGCTTCTGGATTTGCGTCTGCCTGGAACCGACGGGTTCGCCGCTCTGGCAGAAATCAGAAAGATGAATTCAGATGCCCGCGTGGTCATTCTAACAACATCCGAGGACGACGCGGATATACGCCGTGCCATGCGCGGAGGTGCCTCGGCCTACGTGCTTAAGAGCCTACCGATGCAAGATCTCGTTGCCATTATCCAGTCGGTGCATGGGGGTAGCAAGCATGTTCCACACAGATTCGCGACCCGCGTCGCGGAACGAATGGCGGACGAGAAGCTTACAGAGCGAGAACTGAGTGTTTTGAGACTTATCCGGGATGGAAGACGAAACAAACAAATCGCGTCCGACTTGAACATAGCAGAAGCCACGGTAAATTTTCATATTAAGAACCTTTCGCAAAAGCTGCAAGCAAATGATCGAACACATGCCGTCATGATCGCGCTCCGCCGCGGTCTATTGGAGATTTGA
- a CDS encoding lactate/malate family dehydrogenase — protein sequence MALRVAIVGAGGAVGSTLLMHMLKSSVLNPGDEIILLGRGTPESNGRLYATRMDLLDAFDEAAVRLTICASIEHLCTDIVVIAAGQTISKNRRTRRDLAHANLPLFERLAERFRKSAGCPLFLVVSNPVELAVAIFAAHLGPEKVIGIGAQQDSLRFARAIASQLGVHRSLVRASVLGEHGEAMVPMWSSVHLTVDDPESTSRLDALKARYERTNIKEEAAMTRKRLEELISTHQLAEAYELMEEIAPSTRIMVEPFITQSQIHSTPNATANATLEILSAAVVADGRRVHGQVQLSGQFHDIHGVCGIPLEVRLNGWLVSSQSQPTSAEIAELRASAGAIDAATKEWQR from the coding sequence GTGGCACTGCGGGTAGCAATTGTCGGAGCAGGAGGCGCCGTAGGCTCGACGCTTCTCATGCACATGCTGAAAAGCTCTGTGCTCAATCCAGGTGACGAAATCATCCTTCTTGGTCGAGGTACCCCTGAAAGTAACGGTCGGCTCTACGCAACACGTATGGACCTACTGGATGCCTTTGACGAAGCTGCGGTCCGCCTCACAATTTGTGCATCGATCGAACATCTTTGCACTGACATTGTCGTGATTGCGGCGGGCCAAACAATTTCAAAGAATCGACGAACTCGCCGCGATCTTGCCCACGCCAATCTCCCTCTTTTCGAAAGACTGGCAGAGCGATTCCGTAAGTCAGCGGGCTGCCCCCTCTTTCTCGTCGTCAGCAATCCCGTGGAACTTGCCGTCGCGATCTTTGCAGCCCATTTAGGCCCAGAGAAGGTCATTGGCATCGGTGCGCAACAGGATTCGCTTCGTTTTGCCCGTGCAATCGCCTCGCAACTTGGCGTTCATCGCTCGCTCGTCCGGGCAAGCGTGCTCGGAGAACACGGGGAGGCAATGGTTCCTATGTGGAGCTCCGTTCATCTAACCGTCGACGATCCTGAGAGCACCTCTCGCCTGGATGCACTCAAGGCGCGGTATGAGCGTACCAATATCAAGGAAGAGGCTGCCATGACACGCAAAAGGCTTGAGGAACTCATCTCAACTCATCAGCTTGCGGAGGCGTACGAACTCATGGAAGAGATTGCCCCCAGCACAAGAATCATGGTCGAACCGTTCATCACACAATCGCAGATTCACTCGACGCCCAATGCCACGGCCAACGCAACGCTAGAGATCCTTTCCGCCGCGGTGGTCGCGGACGGACGAAGGGTGCATGGGCAAGTTCAATTGAGCGGCCAGTTCCACGATATTCACGGAGTTTGCGGTATTCCTCTCGAAGTCCGACTCAACGGGTGGCTGGTAAGCTCACAAAGTCAACCCACATCCGCGGAGATCGCAGAACTTCGGGCGTCCGCTGGGGCAATCGACGCAGCAACGAAGGAATGGCAGCGATAA
- a CDS encoding SDR family NAD(P)-dependent oxidoreductase, with protein MIKTPFGSKSTADEVLAGLDLSDRTVVVTGCSGGIGFETMRALSAKGARVIGIARSLNKAQNACLRTDTQATAVGCDQSDLQSVIHAADFISERFEKIDVIVANAGITGSKQATTRDGIEMQFLVNYLSHFLLVNKLLPKLPDKKGRVVIVSSSASKNQAPKEGIRFDDLDGHRDYSASKFYGQSKLALSIFAGELSRRLAPRGIVVNSLHPGAVRGTDLNRSIQFPVSLVLSIAELFFKTASQGAATQCLLAASPLVEGVSGQYWADCQITGGSKYLTDLVMAERLWRTSEELLVRKLNVGG; from the coding sequence ATGATCAAGACGCCATTTGGGTCCAAATCGACTGCGGATGAAGTGCTGGCCGGTCTCGACCTTTCAGATAGAACGGTCGTGGTTACAGGTTGCAGTGGCGGCATAGGATTCGAGACGATGCGCGCTCTGAGTGCGAAGGGCGCACGGGTCATCGGTATTGCTCGCTCACTTAATAAGGCTCAAAACGCATGCTTGCGGACGGACACTCAAGCAACGGCCGTGGGGTGCGACCAGTCGGACCTCCAATCGGTGATACATGCTGCAGACTTTATATCCGAACGCTTCGAGAAGATTGATGTGATCGTCGCCAATGCAGGCATCACGGGATCGAAGCAAGCAACAACGCGCGATGGAATCGAGATGCAGTTCCTCGTGAATTACCTGTCACACTTTCTCTTAGTAAATAAGCTGCTTCCTAAGCTTCCAGATAAGAAGGGTAGGGTAGTGATAGTCAGTAGCAGTGCCAGCAAGAATCAAGCTCCAAAAGAAGGCATCCGGTTTGATGATCTTGATGGCCACCGTGACTATAGTGCGTCGAAATTTTACGGCCAGTCAAAGCTTGCTCTTTCGATATTCGCAGGCGAGCTATCACGCCGCCTGGCACCCCGTGGAATTGTGGTGAACTCCCTTCATCCCGGAGCGGTTAGAGGAACAGATCTCAATCGCAGCATCCAGTTTCCCGTTTCTCTTGTTCTTTCCATTGCTGAGCTGTTTTTCAAAACCGCGTCACAGGGGGCCGCGACACAATGCCTGCTTGCGGCCAGCCCACTGGTGGAAGGGGTCTCAGGACAGTATTGGGCCGACTGCCAAATTACTGGAGGCAGTAAGTATCTTACCGATCTCGTCATGGCGGAACGGCTATGGCGCACATCGGAAGAACTACTTGTGCGGAAGCTGAATGTTGGAGGTTAA
- a CDS encoding antibiotic biosynthesis monooxygenase family protein, with protein sequence MANKLTLVVRFRIPEPQKQMFLAKLRDVFTHIVKEENFVEASLVEDMRDPESILNYEVWDETPDSFMKSQMTRPYRADFEQMIAALKIERTPAWYSTIEDWKRA encoded by the coding sequence ATGGCAAACAAACTAACCCTTGTTGTACGATTCCGCATTCCCGAACCGCAGAAGCAGATGTTTCTGGCCAAGCTCCGCGACGTGTTCACGCATATCGTGAAGGAGGAAAACTTCGTTGAGGCATCTCTCGTAGAGGACATGCGAGATCCTGAGAGCATCCTGAATTATGAGGTCTGGGATGAAACTCCTGATTCCTTTATGAAGAGCCAAATGACTAGACCTTATCGGGCTGACTTCGAACAGATGATTGCTGCCCTGAAAATCGAGCGGACTCCGGCCTGGTATTCAACGATCGAGGACTGGAAGAGGGCTTAG
- a CDS encoding sugar phosphate isomerase/epimerase family protein, translating into MSNGTRIMWNGTVRALPFPEQLKAASIAGCTSIAITPSDYNKWLGASTPTSDLKSMARDEGVEITHLDPFVRWTNDWKPNLRGLNFPIDTVGFDADDFFRMASALQVNSFTAWSGFASGRYSLAEIEDAFGQLCARAAQEGLRCDLEFIPVFGVHSLKMAWDILRHVNAENSGIVFDFWHYMRSGPDEALLRSIPGEKITAVQLCDATAYVPEGMSLAYDGLNNRLAPGDGAFPIVSLVKTLREMGALNDVGVEVFSPRFDRLDAQTIGNLTRGVFDRFLASDWS; encoded by the coding sequence GTGAGCAACGGGACTAGAATCATGTGGAACGGCACCGTCCGGGCTCTTCCATTTCCTGAGCAGCTGAAGGCCGCAAGTATTGCCGGCTGTACTTCCATCGCTATCACTCCGTCGGACTACAACAAGTGGCTCGGCGCAAGTACGCCAACTTCGGATCTCAAGTCTATGGCGAGGGATGAAGGTGTGGAGATTACTCATCTCGATCCGTTCGTTCGCTGGACAAACGATTGGAAGCCAAACCTGCGCGGCCTGAACTTTCCTATCGACACTGTGGGTTTCGACGCCGACGACTTTTTCCGTATGGCAAGCGCTCTCCAGGTCAACTCCTTCACTGCGTGGAGTGGGTTCGCTTCTGGGCGCTATTCTCTAGCCGAGATTGAGGACGCATTCGGCCAGCTTTGTGCACGCGCAGCTCAGGAAGGGCTTCGTTGCGACCTTGAGTTCATCCCTGTTTTCGGTGTTCATTCATTGAAAATGGCATGGGATATCCTACGACATGTCAATGCCGAAAACAGCGGCATTGTCTTTGACTTCTGGCACTATATGCGAAGCGGACCCGATGAGGCATTATTGCGCAGCATTCCTGGCGAGAAGATCACAGCGGTCCAGCTATGCGACGCGACCGCCTACGTTCCTGAAGGGATGTCGCTCGCCTATGACGGTTTGAATAACCGTCTAGCTCCAGGCGATGGAGCATTCCCAATTGTCAGCCTCGTCAAGACGCTCCGAGAAATGGGTGCCCTTAACGATGTCGGAGTCGAGGTGTTCTCGCCACGTTTTGATCGCTTGGATGCACAAACAATCGGGAATCTCACGCGCGGAGTGTTTGATCGCTTTCTTGCATCAGATTGGTCCTAG
- a CDS encoding cupin domain-containing protein encodes MKDILNLIPAQEGVREIKPNEGKPFDLGPVHFRWKVRSEDSAHTYTMFELHLAPGGGVDLHSHASPETFYVLEGEATFFRITKGVQEAVLCGPGTTIVIPPNALHALFNKSDKDCRLLDVSTGSHQDFFDSVQKADRAENFAAMKPKVAAHRLSEIARENEMYLAAYDVNTEREV; translated from the coding sequence ATGAAGGACATTCTCAACCTTATTCCGGCGCAGGAAGGTGTTCGCGAGATCAAGCCAAACGAAGGAAAGCCTTTTGATCTGGGCCCAGTACACTTTCGCTGGAAGGTTCGCAGCGAAGATAGCGCACATACCTACACGATGTTCGAGCTGCATTTGGCGCCGGGCGGCGGAGTCGACCTTCACAGCCACGCCTCTCCCGAGACTTTCTACGTACTCGAAGGCGAAGCGACCTTCTTCCGTATCACAAAGGGCGTGCAGGAAGCAGTCCTCTGCGGTCCCGGAACGACTATCGTCATCCCGCCCAATGCTCTTCACGCGCTCTTCAACAAGAGCGACAAGGATTGCCGGTTACTCGATGTTTCCACAGGTTCTCATCAAGACTTCTTTGATTCGGTGCAGAAAGCCGACCGGGCCGAAAACTTTGCTGCTATGAAGCCGAAAGTCGCAGCACATCGCCTGTCCGAGATCGCCCGCGAGAACGAGATGTACCTGGCCGCCTACGACGTGAATACGGAGAGAGAGGTGTAG
- a CDS encoding cupin domain-containing protein, with translation MTKPEHTTTAFNRTATLDSTVAYMGSLMTFLAKASETDGRFALMEYYTKPGNEPPPHIHDREHEMYFVLDGSMRFYCEDKTMDIHAGDVVFLPQGKAHAFNCTSAQVRTLILVAASGEGSVGLDNYFQTMGEATRSMSLPEHATTYVEDTPERAIKACHDNGIYVMSKEETRIALPQYPGFGVPVR, from the coding sequence ATGACCAAGCCTGAACATACGACAACAGCTTTTAACCGCACCGCGACTCTCGATTCAACGGTTGCCTATATGGGAAGCCTGATGACATTTCTTGCGAAAGCGTCGGAAACCGATGGGCGCTTCGCCCTGATGGAGTATTACACCAAGCCCGGGAACGAACCACCACCACACATTCATGATCGTGAGCACGAGATGTATTTCGTGCTTGATGGCTCAATGCGCTTTTACTGTGAAGACAAAACGATGGATATCCACGCGGGTGACGTTGTTTTTCTTCCTCAAGGGAAGGCGCATGCCTTCAACTGCACTTCGGCTCAAGTACGCACATTGATTCTTGTAGCGGCATCGGGCGAAGGTTCCGTAGGGCTTGACAACTACTTTCAGACGATGGGGGAGGCCACGCGAAGCATGTCTCTTCCGGAGCATGCCACAACGTACGTGGAGGACACTCCTGAGCGAGCCATCAAGGCGTGCCATGACAATGGCATTTATGTGATGTCCAAAGAGGAGACAAGGATCGCATTACCACAGTATCCGGGCTTCGGCGTGCCTGTTCGCTGA